A genomic segment from Spinacia oleracea cultivar Varoflay chromosome 3, BTI_SOV_V1, whole genome shotgun sequence encodes:
- the LOC110788938 gene encoding BTB/POZ and TAZ domain-containing protein 3 isoform X2 yields the protein MASAVCDYSCAPPTNNHLHSSIKTSKTEEIPISCSSSQSNIPAPPPLPRSISSKRSYRGNSEECCFIPKETRDQWDKLFEGGYAADVYLITEDNAIVPAHFCVLSVASPVLAKYLEDSKPKNGIRYVKIPGVPHGAVCNFIRFLYSSCYEEEDLKNHVLHLLVLSHSFVVPLLKRICMKYLENCWVNTENVIDVLQLACKCDAPRLTLICIRMVVKHFKTVASTEGWKVMRRVNPALEQELLESVVEADSRKQERQRKMEEKKVYLQLHKAIEALIHICRDGCSSIGPRDKMLKGSEVPCGFPACKGIEMLVRHFFSCKTRVPGGCAQCKRMWQLLELHSRMCDIPESCNVPLCRHFKGKVRQQSKKEEAKWKLLVIKVMEARNSSNFYAARFPGSS from the exons ATGGCTTCAGCTGTGTGTGATTATTCGTGTGCACCGCCTACTAATAATCATCTGCATAGCTCTATCAAAACCAGTAAAACGGAGGAAATCCCAATCTCCTGTTCCTCGTCACAGAGTAATATTCCTGCTCCGCCTCCCTTACCTAGATCGATCAGTTCAAAAAGGAGTTATCGAGGGAATTCAGAGGAATGTTGCTTCattccaaaagaaacaaggGATCAATGGGACAAGCTCTTTGAAGGGGGTTATGCTGCTGATGTTTATCTCATTACTGAAGACAATGCAATTGTTCCTGCACATTTCTGTGTTCTG AGTGTTGCATCACCTGTTCTGGCGAAGTATCTTGAGGATTCCAAGCCTAAGAATGGAATTCGGTATGTCAAGATTCCCGGGGTGCCTCATGGAGCTGTCTGTAATTTTATCCGTTTCTTGTACTCGTCTTG CTACGAAGAAGAAGATCTAAAGAATCATGTTCTCCACTTGTTGGTTCTGTCACATTCTTTTGTGGTTCCTTTATTGAAACGAATCTGTATGAAGTATCTAGAGAACTGCTGGGTGAACACAGAAAATGTAATAGATGTGCTCCAATTAGCATGCAAGTGTGATGCACCCAGGCTTACCTTGATATGTATCAGAATGGTCGTGAAACACTTTAAAACTGTTGCATCCACCGAAGGATGGAAGGTCATGAGGCGTGTTAATCCTGCACTTGAACAAGAGCTTTTGGAGTCTGTTGTCGAAGCAGATTCT AGGAAGCAAGAGAGGCAGCGTAAGATGGAAGAGAAAAAGGTGTACTTGCAACTGcacaaggcaattgaagccctGATTCATATATGCAGGGATGGTTGTAGCAGTATCGGACCAAGAGACAAGATGCTTAAAGGAAGTGAAGTTCCATGCGGATTCCCAGCTTGTAAGGGGATTGAAATGCTAGTACGCCATTTTTTCAGTTGCAAGACTAGAGTTCCAGGCGGTTGTGCTCAATGCAAGCGTATGTGGCAACTTCTTGAACTTCATTCACGCATGTGTGACATCCCTGAATCTTGCAATGTTCCGCTCTGTAG GCACTTCAAGGGAAAGGTGAGGCAACAGAGTAAGAAAGAAGAGGCAAAGTGGAAACTATTGGTAATAAAAGTGATGGAAGCAAGGAATTCATCGAATTTTTATGCAGCTCGGTTCCCAGGTTCATCTTGA
- the LOC110788938 gene encoding BTB/POZ and TAZ domain-containing protein 3 isoform X1 → MASAVCDYSCAPPTNNHLHSSIKTSKTEEIPISCSSSQSNIPAPPPLPRSISSKRSYRGNSEECCFIPKETRDQWDKLFEGGYAADVYLITEDNAIVPAHFCVLSVASPVLAKYLEDSKPKNGIRYVKIPGVPHGAVCNFIRFLYSSCYEEEDLKNHVLHLLVLSHSFVVPLLKRICMKYLENCWVNTENVIDVLQLACKCDAPRLTLICIRMVVKHFKTVASTEGWKVMRRVNPALEQELLESVVEADSCYHGTDLCWQRKQERQRKMEEKKVYLQLHKAIEALIHICRDGCSSIGPRDKMLKGSEVPCGFPACKGIEMLVRHFFSCKTRVPGGCAQCKRMWQLLELHSRMCDIPESCNVPLCRHFKGKVRQQSKKEEAKWKLLVIKVMEARNSSNFYAARFPGSS, encoded by the exons ATGGCTTCAGCTGTGTGTGATTATTCGTGTGCACCGCCTACTAATAATCATCTGCATAGCTCTATCAAAACCAGTAAAACGGAGGAAATCCCAATCTCCTGTTCCTCGTCACAGAGTAATATTCCTGCTCCGCCTCCCTTACCTAGATCGATCAGTTCAAAAAGGAGTTATCGAGGGAATTCAGAGGAATGTTGCTTCattccaaaagaaacaaggGATCAATGGGACAAGCTCTTTGAAGGGGGTTATGCTGCTGATGTTTATCTCATTACTGAAGACAATGCAATTGTTCCTGCACATTTCTGTGTTCTG AGTGTTGCATCACCTGTTCTGGCGAAGTATCTTGAGGATTCCAAGCCTAAGAATGGAATTCGGTATGTCAAGATTCCCGGGGTGCCTCATGGAGCTGTCTGTAATTTTATCCGTTTCTTGTACTCGTCTTG CTACGAAGAAGAAGATCTAAAGAATCATGTTCTCCACTTGTTGGTTCTGTCACATTCTTTTGTGGTTCCTTTATTGAAACGAATCTGTATGAAGTATCTAGAGAACTGCTGGGTGAACACAGAAAATGTAATAGATGTGCTCCAATTAGCATGCAAGTGTGATGCACCCAGGCTTACCTTGATATGTATCAGAATGGTCGTGAAACACTTTAAAACTGTTGCATCCACCGAAGGATGGAAGGTCATGAGGCGTGTTAATCCTGCACTTGAACAAGAGCTTTTGGAGTCTGTTGTCGAAGCAGATTCT TGTTATCATGGTACTGATTTATGTTGGCAGAGGAAGCAAGAGAGGCAGCGTAAGATGGAAGAGAAAAAGGTGTACTTGCAACTGcacaaggcaattgaagccctGATTCATATATGCAGGGATGGTTGTAGCAGTATCGGACCAAGAGACAAGATGCTTAAAGGAAGTGAAGTTCCATGCGGATTCCCAGCTTGTAAGGGGATTGAAATGCTAGTACGCCATTTTTTCAGTTGCAAGACTAGAGTTCCAGGCGGTTGTGCTCAATGCAAGCGTATGTGGCAACTTCTTGAACTTCATTCACGCATGTGTGACATCCCTGAATCTTGCAATGTTCCGCTCTGTAG GCACTTCAAGGGAAAGGTGAGGCAACAGAGTAAGAAAGAAGAGGCAAAGTGGAAACTATTGGTAATAAAAGTGATGGAAGCAAGGAATTCATCGAATTTTTATGCAGCTCGGTTCCCAGGTTCATCTTGA